One Streptomyces sp. NBC_01237 genomic region harbors:
- a CDS encoding putative leader peptide, translating to MNPDLRLISRRHVDLCRQASAVCAVHH from the coding sequence GTGAACCCGGACTTGCGCCTCATCTCCCGCAGGCATGTCGACCTCTGTCGACAGGCCAGCGCGGTCTGTGCCGTCCACCACTGA
- a CDS encoding ROK family transcriptional regulator — protein MTVPPQISRTTGDGRREANAATVLRAVLDHGPVARRSIARLSGLSPAAVSRQCTDLVRLGLVRELPDLVESTGVGRPQIPVDLHTGQTSGPVAGGVHIGVPGSTFGLLDLRGRLLARRSLPHDGIAPAELSGRILGGLRTFLAEAGRGRRLLGVGAALGGWVDPGLGTAVRHDALGWHQRPLAAELARGLGGLEVRIDNHARAIAQSEILFGRPAARRSLVHLFVGNVVDAALGIAGVVHQGPGSGAGDVAHLPVPDSTAPCPCGRSGCLEATASNTAVALTAVRRGIVPEPDVFLVVDAAAAGDRRADRLLRERARAVGRATALLLDVLNPDLVVVTEHSSLVNPEYLEEIRGAAIDLSHVCGDPERIVSPHAGTAVLPVAAGTILLNPLFRSPLATFDR, from the coding sequence ATGACCGTTCCCCCGCAGATCTCCCGGACGACCGGTGACGGACGCCGGGAGGCCAACGCCGCCACGGTGCTGCGTGCCGTGCTCGATCACGGGCCCGTCGCGCGCAGATCCATCGCGCGGCTGTCCGGTCTGAGCCCGGCCGCCGTCTCACGCCAGTGCACCGATCTCGTCCGCCTGGGCCTGGTGAGGGAGTTGCCCGACCTGGTGGAGAGCACCGGGGTGGGCAGACCCCAGATCCCGGTCGACCTGCACACCGGACAGACCTCGGGCCCGGTGGCGGGCGGCGTGCACATCGGCGTGCCCGGTTCGACGTTCGGGCTGCTGGATCTGCGCGGCCGGCTGCTGGCCCGTCGCTCGCTTCCGCACGACGGCATCGCCCCGGCGGAACTGTCGGGCCGGATCCTGGGCGGGCTGCGCACGTTCCTGGCCGAAGCGGGCCGTGGCCGCCGTCTGCTGGGCGTGGGCGCGGCACTCGGCGGGTGGGTCGATCCCGGCCTGGGTACGGCCGTGCGCCATGACGCACTGGGCTGGCACCAACGTCCGCTCGCCGCCGAACTCGCCCGTGGGCTGGGCGGACTTGAGGTGCGGATCGACAATCACGCCCGCGCCATCGCCCAGTCCGAGATCCTCTTCGGCAGGCCCGCGGCGCGCCGCAGCCTGGTCCATCTCTTCGTCGGCAATGTGGTCGACGCCGCGCTCGGCATCGCCGGAGTGGTCCACCAGGGCCCCGGGTCCGGCGCGGGGGACGTGGCGCATCTGCCCGTACCGGATTCCACGGCCCCCTGCCCGTGCGGACGGTCCGGCTGTCTGGAGGCGACGGCCTCCAACACGGCCGTCGCACTGACCGCCGTGCGGCGCGGGATCGTGCCCGAGCCCGATGTGTTCCTGGTGGTCGACGCGGCGGCTGCCGGGGACCGGCGCGCGGACCGGCTGCTGCGCGAGCGGGCCCGTGCGGTCGGCCGGGCGACGGCCCTGCTGCTCGATGTCCTCAACCCCGATCTGGTCGTGGTGACCGAGCACTCCAGCCTGGTCAACCCGGAGTACCTGGAGGAGATCCGGGGCGCCGCGATCGATCTGTCGCATGTCTGCGGGGACCCCGAGCGGATCGTCAGTCCGCATGCCGGTACGGCGGTTCTGCCCGTGGCCGCCGGCACCATTCTCCTGAACCCGCTGTTCAGGAGCCCTTTGGCAACGTTCGACCGATAG